The following coding sequences are from one Bacteroidales bacterium window:
- a CDS encoding polysaccharide biosynthesis/export family protein, which yields MLRTGVDYQYTPLPTDSNQLYKISPNDIISFALFTNDGERLVDPVNGTIGGNTLNFNRNDNGVNGYASSGGGLTLQVEYDGTVKFPVLGRIQIAGLTSRETEKMLEEKFTVYFNKPFVQVHVSNNRIILIRGGTNSSVVPLYNSKTTLFELIAQSGGIGEGKSHKIKIIRRTKEGNQVFQIDLSRVQNIDQGNIVLQANDIIYIEPRDKVPEEFMNTISPYMSLISTILLIYYTLGAKK from the coding sequence ATGTTGAGAACAGGAGTTGATTATCAATATACTCCTCTGCCAACAGATTCAAACCAGCTTTATAAAATTTCTCCCAACGATATTATTTCTTTTGCATTGTTCACCAATGATGGCGAAAGATTGGTTGACCCGGTAAATGGAACAATCGGAGGAAATACCTTAAATTTCAACAGAAATGATAATGGCGTAAATGGTTACGCTAGCAGCGGTGGCGGACTTACATTACAGGTAGAGTATGATGGCACTGTGAAATTTCCTGTTTTAGGAAGAATACAGATAGCCGGATTAACTTCCAGAGAAACCGAAAAAATGCTTGAAGAAAAATTTACTGTTTATTTTAATAAACCCTTTGTGCAAGTTCATGTCAGCAATAACAGGATTATTCTTATCAGAGGCGGTACAAATTCTTCGGTCGTGCCGCTATATAATTCAAAAACAACTTTATTTGAGTTGATTGCCCAGTCAGGAGGAATCGGTGAAGGAAAGTCACATAAAATTAAAATTATAAGAAGAACAAAAGAAGGCAATCAGGTTTTTCAGATAGATTTATCAAGAGTGCAAAATATTGACCAGGGAAACATAGTTCTTCAGGCAAATGATATTATATACATAGAACCGAGAGATAAAGTTCCTGAAGAATTTATGAACACAATTTCTCCTTATATGTCATTAATATCAACAATATTGTTAATTTATTATACATTAGGCGCAAAGAAATAA
- a CDS encoding MraY family glycosyltransferase: MRGLIELIIFFICAIIFSFVINGLFLKFSKTLGIRNNNGNEIRWSSQDKPSLGGISFYIIFLVSIIFCSFFHKEYQSFNLKFLGFFVACTLGFVMGLADDAFNTRPLLKFFTQLFCSLILIFTGTYINIFQNDLYNYLITIFWVVGLMNSINMLDNMDSIATIVSVFILVSILVLVLLQHFIIDVYVLLLIGILASLIGFLFYNWYPSKMYMGDTGSQLLGIFLAGIGIVFYWNNKDFNGNEIFTKRILNAVIIFSLPIIDTTIVVFNRIMRKQSPFIGGKDHTTHNLFYLGHTEKQIAFIFSFLSAISVIMMVIINSIAKWNHLYISLFVLYLVFLFGILFYVTKMKKKNHIKKS; encoded by the coding sequence ATGAGAGGATTAATAGAATTAATAATATTTTTTATTTGTGCAATAATATTTTCTTTTGTGATAAATGGTTTATTCCTGAAGTTTTCAAAAACTCTCGGAATAAGAAATAATAATGGAAATGAAATACGTTGGAGTTCTCAGGATAAACCATCTCTTGGAGGGATTTCATTTTATATTATATTTCTTGTTTCAATAATTTTCTGTTCGTTTTTCCACAAGGAATATCAATCATTCAATTTAAAATTTCTTGGTTTTTTCGTAGCTTGTACACTCGGTTTTGTCATGGGTTTGGCTGATGACGCTTTTAATACACGTCCGCTTCTGAAGTTTTTTACTCAACTTTTTTGTTCTCTGATTTTAATATTTACGGGAACATATATTAATATTTTTCAAAATGATTTATATAACTATCTGATAACAATTTTTTGGGTTGTCGGCTTGATGAATTCAATAAATATGCTCGACAACATGGATTCAATAGCAACGATTGTTTCAGTATTCATTCTTGTTTCTATATTGGTTTTGGTATTACTTCAGCACTTTATAATTGATGTATATGTATTATTGCTGATTGGAATTCTGGCATCTTTAATAGGGTTTTTGTTTTACAACTGGTATCCTTCAAAAATGTATATGGGCGATACGGGCAGTCAATTGCTTGGAATATTTCTGGCAGGAATTGGGATTGTTTTTTATTGGAATAATAAGGACTTTAACGGAAATGAAATATTTACAAAAAGAATTTTAAATGCGGTTATAATTTTTAGTTTACCGATAATAGATACCACTATAGTTGTATTCAACAGAATTATGCGAAAACAATCACCTTTTATTGGGGGAAAAGACCATACAACCCACAATTTGTTTTATCTCGGACATACTGAAAAACAAATTGCCTTTATTTTTTCTTTTCTTTCTGCTATTTCAGTAATAATGATGGTAATTATTAATTCCATAGCCAAATGGAATCATCTTTATATTTCTTTATTTGTATTATATTTAGTTTTTCTGTTTGGAATTTTATTTTACGTAACCAAGATGAAAAAGAAAAATCATATCAAAAAATCATGA
- a CDS encoding polysaccharide biosynthesis tyrosine autokinase, whose protein sequence is MLKKKLSNINDEFDPKLFIFIFKKSIFWIISFFVMAGVMAFLYLRYTHPVYEAVSIIQQNSTNTANILNANDDQSGSTEKDLELLRAPVFLNRVFSKLPLNISYYLKGTILDFEAYTSTPFNVEVKVKEPSLFGKQIFLNFIDNRRFKIDYELNGRVYNQHGLVNVWMTFPQIDFKISVINYSAIIEQRSKNLSDDYYFIVNDPQRIVAINSSRLKINILNGAAKTIQISFQDRNSNKAADIVNTIAQEFKIYDIEKKAESAKNILEFLDNQLTEVYNKLNETETQLRAFKKGNIIEALNNKNFFTGKEIDTSTIDSFINDVKTLETKNIPLKIDDIENKIVNIYYQNGILSEIENNIVKNKDVDIYKLIAILAGSDLQQGMITGILNNIQQLLIKKEQILYDVTLKSGQVESINFQIEVQKKLLNETIKAIRKNNDVKKKELFGKIYEYYKILSKEVNPTDTANGTGIFPIEYTVLQRMHSINERYYDQLVQKKAEYSISKAGYTSNNEILQIAMAPTVPISPNKRNIVMACILAALFFCLAVIIIRYVLYNYICLLSDITKYTDIPVLGMIPKYRREIPITQMIVDKRPKSLIAESLRAVRTNLQYISNEPGPKIISITSTISGEGKTFVAVNLAGIMAFSEKKVILIDSDMRKPKIHIGFGVDNDKGLSTVLIGKDTIENCIRPSSVEYLDILTAGPTPPNPSELVLSLKMDEIIIYLKTKYDYIIIDNPPAGLVTDGIINIQRADYPIYIFKANYSNKAFIENVDKLVNENKISKLAIILNGVEILTSEYGYGKGYKNYGYGYGYGYGYGYGYGYGYGYGYYDEDKNKKVKVSFLKRILGIKV, encoded by the coding sequence ATGCTTAAAAAGAAATTATCAAATATAAACGACGAATTTGACCCGAAACTATTCATATTTATTTTCAAGAAGAGTATTTTTTGGATAATTTCTTTTTTTGTTATGGCAGGAGTGATGGCTTTTTTATACTTGAGATATACACATCCGGTTTATGAAGCCGTTTCCATTATTCAGCAAAATTCAACAAATACTGCAAATATTCTGAATGCCAATGATGACCAGAGTGGCAGTACCGAAAAAGACCTTGAATTATTGAGAGCTCCTGTATTTCTCAATAGAGTTTTTTCTAAACTGCCATTAAACATAAGTTATTATCTGAAAGGAACTATTCTGGATTTTGAAGCATACACAAGCACTCCTTTTAACGTGGAGGTTAAAGTTAAAGAACCTTCTTTATTCGGCAAACAAATATTTTTGAATTTTATTGATAACAGAAGATTTAAAATTGATTATGAATTAAATGGTAGAGTTTATAATCAGCACGGATTGGTTAATGTTTGGATGACATTTCCTCAAATAGATTTTAAAATCAGTGTTATTAATTATTCTGCCATTATTGAACAAAGAAGTAAAAATTTGAGTGATGATTATTATTTTATTGTTAATGACCCGCAAAGAATTGTAGCAATAAATTCTTCAAGGTTAAAAATAAATATTCTTAATGGCGCAGCAAAAACAATACAAATAAGTTTTCAGGACAGGAACTCAAACAAAGCAGCTGATATTGTAAATACTATTGCACAGGAATTTAAAATTTATGATATTGAAAAAAAGGCGGAAAGTGCTAAAAATATTCTTGAGTTTCTTGACAATCAACTCACAGAAGTTTATAACAAATTAAATGAAACGGAAACGCAATTGAGAGCATTTAAGAAAGGAAATATCATTGAAGCACTAAATAATAAGAATTTCTTTACTGGCAAAGAAATTGATACAAGCACTATAGATTCTTTTATTAATGATGTTAAAACTCTTGAAACAAAAAATATTCCCTTAAAAATTGATGACATAGAAAACAAGATAGTGAATATATATTATCAAAATGGTATTTTAAGTGAAATTGAAAATAATATAGTTAAAAATAAAGATGTTGATATATATAAGTTAATTGCAATTTTAGCAGGAAGCGATTTACAACAAGGTATGATAACAGGTATTCTGAATAATATTCAACAATTACTGATAAAAAAAGAACAAATTTTATATGATGTAACTCTTAAAAGCGGACAAGTAGAATCAATAAATTTTCAAATTGAAGTTCAGAAAAAACTACTCAACGAAACAATTAAAGCAATAAGAAAAAATAATGATGTTAAAAAGAAAGAGTTATTTGGTAAGATATATGAATATTATAAAATACTGAGTAAAGAAGTAAATCCCACCGATACTGCTAACGGAACCGGAATATTTCCTATTGAATATACGGTTTTACAAAGAATGCATTCCATTAATGAAAGATATTATGACCAGCTGGTTCAAAAGAAAGCAGAGTATTCAATTTCCAAGGCAGGATATACTTCAAATAATGAAATATTACAGATAGCAATGGCGCCTACTGTTCCGATTTCTCCCAATAAAAGAAATATTGTAATGGCTTGTATTTTGGCAGCATTGTTTTTTTGCCTTGCTGTTATTATTATAAGATATGTATTATATAATTATATATGCTTATTATCAGATATTACCAAATATACCGATATTCCTGTACTTGGAATGATTCCTAAATACAGAAGAGAAATACCTATTACGCAAATGATTGTTGATAAAAGACCTAAATCTTTAATTGCAGAATCATTAAGAGCAGTACGAACAAATCTTCAGTATATATCAAATGAGCCCGGCCCCAAAATTATTTCCATAACTTCTACCATATCCGGAGAAGGAAAAACATTTGTTGCAGTTAATCTGGCAGGAATTATGGCTTTCTCTGAAAAAAAAGTGATTCTTATTGACTCCGATATGCGAAAACCAAAAATTCATATTGGTTTTGGCGTTGATAATGACAAGGGACTAAGTACTGTATTAATAGGAAAAGACACTATTGAAAACTGCATCCGTCCAAGCTCTGTTGAATACCTTGATATTCTTACAGCAGGACCAACCCCTCCTAATCCCTCAGAATTAGTTTTGAGTTTAAAAATGGATGAAATTATAATTTATCTTAAAACAAAATATGATTATATTATTATTGATAATCCTCCTGCAGGACTTGTAACTGATGGTATAATTAATATACAGAGAGCAGACTATCCTATTTATATTTTTAAAGCAAATTATTCAAATAAAGCTTTTATTGAAAATGTTGACAAACTTGTTAATGAAAATAAAATATCAAAACTCGCTATAATACTCAACGGAGTTGAAATTTTAACTTCGGAATATGGTTACGGAAAGGGATACAAAAATTATGGCTATGGTTATGGCTATGGTTATGGCTATGGTTACGGATACGGCTATGGTTACGGTTATGGCTATTATGATGAAGATAAAAATAAAAAGGTAAAAGTATCGTTTTTGAAAAGAATTTTAGGAATAAAAGTTTAA
- the asnB gene encoding asparagine synthase (glutamine-hydrolyzing), whose amino-acid sequence MCGITGIVAFTDKGKSLFNKVELSVKELSKRGPDGNGVFKHNNISVGHARLAIIDTSEIASQPFTDNSGRYTIILNGEFFNFKEHRKQLSDKGFKFRSQSDTEVLLQLYINEGVSCLEKINGFFAFAIYDNVEESLFIARDRMGIKPLLIYRDEDKFIFASEMKALLSYGIPKDIDDASLFTYLQLNYIPNPHSIFKNVKKLDSGSFLIIKNLKKPENAEILQKYYYKIPEPSENTSISYSEAQNKLEELMNNSVELRLISDVPLGVFLSGGIDSSIITAIASQYKKNINTFSIGYKDEPYFDETHYAKLVSKKFKTNHTVFSLTNDDLFSHLHSALDYIDEPFADSSALAVNILSHHVRKHVTVALSGDGGDEMFAGYNKHRAEYFIQKNKSASKIIGLLKPFTNALPQSRHSAIINKIRQINRFAGGVALNAKERYWLWCSFSSENNAKALISNELNIKEYFKRKSEILKHIDKNNVKLNSILYTDMDLVLKGDMLTKTDMMSMANSLEVRVPFLDYNVVNYCFSLPEEFKIVQKHQKKILKDTFRKYLPEELYTRKKHGFEVPLLKWLRTDLKSMLEDNLLNDNFVKEQGIFDISIVKSMKDKLFSANPGDVHAQIWGLLVFQYWWKKYMN is encoded by the coding sequence GTGTGCGGAATTACAGGAATAGTAGCATTTACCGATAAAGGCAAATCGCTTTTTAATAAAGTTGAATTATCGGTAAAAGAATTATCTAAAAGAGGACCCGATGGCAATGGTGTATTTAAGCATAATAATATTTCTGTAGGCCATGCACGACTTGCAATAATTGATACTTCTGAAATTGCATCACAACCTTTCACGGATAATTCGGGGAGATATACAATAATTCTTAATGGAGAATTTTTTAATTTTAAAGAACATAGAAAACAATTATCAGATAAAGGGTTTAAATTCCGCTCACAAAGTGATACCGAGGTTTTATTGCAATTATATATTAACGAAGGAGTTTCTTGTCTGGAAAAAATAAACGGTTTTTTTGCTTTTGCAATTTATGATAATGTTGAAGAATCCTTGTTTATTGCAAGGGACAGGATGGGAATAAAACCACTACTGATTTATCGCGATGAAGATAAATTTATTTTTGCATCGGAAATGAAAGCTTTGCTTTCTTATGGTATTCCTAAGGATATTGATGATGCTTCGCTATTTACATATTTGCAATTAAATTATATTCCAAATCCGCATTCAATTTTTAAAAATGTTAAAAAGCTTGATTCAGGTTCATTTTTAATAATCAAGAATCTTAAAAAGCCAGAAAATGCAGAAATTTTGCAAAAATATTATTATAAAATTCCTGAACCTTCAGAAAACACAAGCATATCATACAGTGAAGCACAAAATAAACTTGAGGAATTAATGAATAATTCTGTGGAGTTGAGATTAATATCGGATGTTCCGCTCGGTGTATTTTTAAGCGGAGGCATTGATTCTTCAATTATTACAGCGATAGCTTCCCAATATAAAAAAAATATAAATACTTTTTCCATTGGCTATAAAGATGAACCGTATTTTGATGAAACTCATTATGCAAAGCTTGTTTCCAAAAAATTTAAAACCAACCATACTGTATTTTCGCTTACTAATGATGATTTATTTTCTCATTTGCATAGTGCACTTGATTATATTGACGAACCGTTTGCCGATTCTTCGGCATTGGCGGTGAATATTCTCAGTCATCATGTAAGAAAGCACGTTACAGTTGCCCTTTCAGGTGATGGTGGAGATGAAATGTTTGCCGGATACAATAAACACAGAGCAGAATATTTCATACAAAAAAATAAATCTGCTTCAAAAATTATAGGACTCTTAAAACCATTCACAAATGCTTTGCCCCAATCAAGACATTCAGCAATTATCAATAAAATTAGGCAAATTAACAGATTTGCCGGTGGAGTTGCCTTGAATGCAAAAGAAAGATACTGGCTATGGTGTAGCTTTTCTTCGGAGAATAATGCAAAAGCATTAATAAGCAATGAATTAAATATAAAAGAATATTTTAAAAGAAAATCTGAAATTTTAAAACATATTGACAAAAATAACGTAAAACTAAATTCTATTTTATATACCGATATGGATTTGGTGCTAAAAGGAGATATGTTAACAAAAACAGATATGATGTCGATGGCAAATAGTTTGGAAGTGAGAGTTCCGTTTTTAGATTACAATGTAGTTAATTATTGCTTTTCATTGCCCGAAGAATTTAAAATTGTTCAAAAACATCAGAAAAAGATTTTGAAAGATACATTCAGAAAATATTTGCCCGAAGAACTTTATACAAGAAAGAAACATGGATTTGAAGTGCCTTTGCTCAAGTGGTTAAGAACCGACCTTAAATCAATGCTCGAAGATAACCTACTAAACGACAATTTTGTGAAAGAGCAGGGAATTTTTGATATTTCTATTGTTAAAAGCATGAAGGATAAATTATTTTCAGCAAATCCGGGAGATGTGCATGCACAAATATGGGGATTACTGGTATTTCAGTATTGGTGGAAGAAATATATGAATTAA
- the rfbC gene encoding dTDP-4-dehydrorhamnose 3,5-epimerase: MKIIKTFISDLLIIEPDVFQDDRGYFFESYNEEVFNKNGIKYKFVQDNESKSQKNVIRGLHFQIPPHEQAKLIRVIKGKVMDVVVDIRKKSHTYGKYFSIELSEENKTMLLVPSGFAHGFATLKDKTVFSYKCSNFYNKDSERCILWNDPDLNIKWNINNPVLSEKDKKGLKFKDYISLF, encoded by the coding sequence ATGAAAATTATTAAAACTTTTATATCAGATTTATTAATAATTGAGCCCGATGTTTTTCAGGATGACAGAGGTTATTTCTTTGAATCGTATAATGAAGAAGTTTTCAATAAAAACGGAATAAAATACAAATTTGTTCAGGATAATGAATCTAAATCGCAAAAAAATGTTATCAGAGGTTTGCATTTTCAAATTCCTCCTCATGAACAAGCAAAGCTAATTCGCGTTATAAAAGGGAAAGTTATGGATGTTGTTGTAGATATCAGAAAAAAATCTCACACCTACGGAAAATATTTTTCTATTGAATTATCAGAAGAAAACAAAACCATGTTGTTGGTTCCTTCTGGTTTTGCTCACGGCTTTGCAACACTGAAAGACAAAACAGTTTTTTCATACAAATGTTCCAATTTTTACAATAAAGATTCGGAAAGATGTATTTTGTGGAATGACCCTGATTTAAATATAAAATGGAATATAAATAATCCGGTTCTTTCCGAAAAAGATAAAAAAGGGTTAAAATTTAAAGATTATATAAGCTTATTTTAA
- a CDS encoding glycosyltransferase — protein MPRVLRILNRFNLGGPTYNAAYLTKYLEPEFETMLIGGDNDETEENSEYIVRSLGIIPFTIPEMKRSINPYYDIIAYRKIRDIIKRFRPHIVHTHASKAGALGRRAASYMKVPVIIHTFHGHVFDAYFSSIKSSFYVNIERQLAKKSTRIIALSEIQKEELAKKYKICKPEKIEVIPLGFDLDKFQENMDFKRESFRKDYNIAYDEIAIGIIGRIVPIKNHIMFIEALKYILERTDKKIRVFIIGDGTEKTNIELKAKELGISYLEGNYKNEKAIITFTSWIKNIDYAISGMDIIALTSLNEGTPVSLIEAQAANKPIVTTDVGGIKNVVIPNQTAFISPNGDAEKFGENMLKLLDDDNLRAVFGKSGADFVRKKYHYTCLVNNMKNLYLSLLKENADKINQHKK, from the coding sequence ATGCCAAGAGTATTAAGAATATTAAATCGTTTTAATTTGGGTGGTCCGACTTATAATGCAGCGTATCTTACAAAATATTTGGAGCCCGAATTTGAAACAATGCTTATTGGAGGTGATAATGATGAAACCGAAGAAAATTCGGAATATATAGTTAGAAGTCTTGGGATAATTCCTTTTACTATTCCTGAAATGAAAAGGAGTATAAATCCTTACTACGACATTATTGCATATAGAAAAATAAGAGATATAATAAAAAGATTCAGACCTCATATTGTTCATACACATGCTTCAAAAGCAGGAGCACTCGGACGCAGAGCCGCATCATATATGAAAGTGCCCGTTATTATTCATACTTTTCACGGACATGTTTTTGATGCATATTTCAGCAGCATTAAATCCTCATTTTACGTTAATATTGAACGGCAGCTTGCAAAGAAAAGCACCAGAATAATCGCTTTGAGTGAAATACAAAAAGAAGAACTGGCAAAAAAATATAAAATCTGTAAACCCGAAAAAATTGAAGTAATCCCTCTTGGCTTTGACCTTGACAAGTTTCAGGAAAATATGGATTTTAAAAGAGAATCCTTCAGGAAAGATTATAATATAGCTTATGACGAAATAGCAATAGGCATAATTGGCAGAATTGTTCCTATTAAAAACCACATTATGTTTATCGAAGCATTGAAATATATTCTGGAACGCACAGATAAAAAAATAAGGGTTTTTATAATTGGTGATGGCACCGAGAAGACAAATATAGAATTAAAAGCAAAAGAATTAGGAATAAGTTATCTGGAAGGAAATTACAAAAATGAAAAGGCAATAATTACTTTTACTTCATGGATTAAAAATATTGACTATGCAATATCAGGAATGGATATTATTGCTTTAACATCATTAAATGAAGGAACTCCGGTAAGCTTAATAGAAGCGCAGGCAGCAAATAAACCCATAGTTACAACTGATGTTGGAGGGATTAAAAATGTGGTTATTCCCAATCAAACAGCATTTATATCACCAAACGGAGATGCCGAAAAATTCGGGGAGAATATGCTGAAATTGTTAGATGATGATAATCTTAGAGCTGTCTTCGGAAAATCGGGAGCGGATTTTGTTAGAAAAAAATATCACTATACATGTTTGGTAAATAATATGAAAAACTTATATTTATCGTTATTAAAAGAAAATGCGGATAAGATAAATCAACATAAAAAATGA